From the Bacteriovorax sp. Seq25_V genome, the window TCCGATAATGCCCACGACTCCAGTATCCCCAAATGAGATGCCGGTCTCATGCAAGATAACTTTGTCTAATACTGAAAAGGAGAGGTCTTTTGCAACAATCATCTTATCACTCTTAAAAGCTCTGCGAAGAGCTTGTTTAATCTTGGTCCTGTCACAACAGCAAAGTCTTTGAATATAAATCTAATTTTTGAAGCGAATATTGATTTCGCCCAAGCTCTGCGCGCCTCATTATTTTCGCGTGCACCAACTCTTATAATATAATCAAATTTAAGCTTTAATAGTTGTTCAAGATTTAATTCAGGGTAGAGTGAGAATCCTGATGATAAGGCGTTAGTCGCGCCTAACTTTAAAAGTAAATCATCATAGATTGTCGTAGCTCCGGCGGCTCGAACGGAGACGATATTTCCTGACTTAATTTCCTCAGAGATAATAACGAGAATTCGTTTATCATTTTTCTTGTGCTGAACAAATGACCTTTCAAAGTCAGAAATCTTTTCTTCTTTGTGCGCGTTGAATTTCTTATTAAGCTCCTTAAGGCTTGTGATGATATCATCAAGTCTTTCGTAGCCAACCAAAATATGGTCTAGGCCTAATCTCTTGATGTTGTCCAAAGATCTTGAATCTTTTGTTGTTGGAAGAAGTACAAGATTAGCTTTTAGTTCAACAATCTTTTCAAGATCGAGCATAATTGCGGAGCCGATTTTTGGAAGTTTTTTTGCTTCTTCTGGATAGAGGCAGTATGGACTTACTCCGACGAGGGATTTTTCCATATCTAAAAAATAAACCATCTCAGTGAGAGATGGCATTGTAGTAATTATTCGTAAGTCTTTTGAAAGTGTAGAAGTACAAAGAAAGAGGGAGAGAAGTAGAAAAATATTTTTCATTCGTCCCTCTTTTGATTATTGCATTTTTGGGTCTAGAGCGTCTCTTACACCATCACCAACAAGTACAAATAAGAATAGACTTGAAAATAGTGCTGCCGATGGGAAAGTTGCTAACCACCATGCGATTGTAAAGTTCTTATGTGCTTGGGCCAGGAGCTCTCCCCATGAAGGAGTCGGAACTTCCAGACCAAAACCAAGGTAATCAAGACCGGCGAGACCAGAAATTCCCGCTGCAATCGTGAATGGAGCAAAAGTAATAATTGGACCAAGTGAGTTTGGAAGAATGTGCTTAAAGATGATTCTCGAAGTACTCGCACCCATTCCACGTGCTGCTTCAACAAATTCGAGGTTTCTATTTTTTAAGAACTCTCCACGTGCGTAGTAACTCACTCCCATCCATCCAAAGATAGATGAAATTAGTACGAGTAGGAAGAGACTCGGTTTGAAAATCGAGATCATCGTAAGTAGTAGGAGGAATACCGGTACCGTGTTAAAAATTTCAACAACTCTCTGGCCAAAGAAATCTACTTTCCCACCAAAGTAACCCATAAGACCACCAAGAAGAACCCCAACAATTGTTGAGATTATCCAAACAAGGATCGCGTATGCGATTGAGTATTTATATCCATAAAGGAGACGAGTAAAGACGTCGCGTCCACGGTCATCTGTACCAAACCAGTTTGATGATGTTGGCTTTGATGGGTAAGACTCTACTTCCTCGTTACTCTCATATGGATTCCATTTTACGATAGGCCAAATCACAAGAGAATCTTCCGCAAGGGCCATCTTTCTGTAATCCACATAAAAGCTATCAGCAATACCAAAATCTTTAGGATGATAGTCTACGAAAGCTGGAAAGTATGACTTTCCATTGTGACTCATATAAAGAGGTTTGCTATTTGCAATTAAAGGAGCTGCAAAAGTTAAAATAAAAGAAACAACTAAAAGAATAGATGCGATTACCGCAGTTTTTCTTTTCTTAAAGCGTCTCCATCTTTTTAGCGTTAATTCATTTTCAATATATTTTTCTATCATTCGAAATCTATCCTTGGATCAACAACTACATACAAAATATCACTGATTAAGTTACCTACGAACATCAGAACTGTTTGGATGAAGAATAATCCCATAATTACGTTATAATCTCTTTCTAATAGTGACTGGTAACCAAGAAGTCCAAGACCATCAAGGTTAAAGATTCTCTCAATGAAAAGAGAACCAGCGAAGAACATTGAAAGGAAGTGACCAAAACCAGTAACGATTGGAACAAGGGCATTTCTTAGACAGTGTTTCATATAAACCATCTTATCCGAGAGACCTTTTGCTTTTGCCGTTCTAATATAATCTTGGCTAATTACTTCAAGCATCGAGTTCTTCATTAGAAGAGTTAAAACTGTGAACTGCCCTACCATATAAGCGACTAGTGGAAGGAAGAAGTGCCACACTCTATCCCCCATCTGGGCCCAGAAAGAAAGTTCATCATAATTATCGGAGTAGAGGTCACCAATAGGAAACCAGTCTACGAATGTTCCACCTGCAAAGTATACAAGTAGTAAAATACCAAGCATAAAGCCAGGGATTGAATATAGAGCTGACAGTAGGAAACTACTTGTCACATCAAATTTTGATCCATGCTTGATGGCCTTGAGGACACCAAGCGGAATACAAATTAGGTAAGAGAAGAAAAATGAAATTACACCGAATTGGATTGATACAGGTAACTTTCCTTTTACAACATCAAGAACAGGTTCTTCATATGTAAAACTCTCTCCGAAATCAAGTCTTGATAGATTAGATAACCAGATCCAGTACCTTTCATAAAGTGGCTTATCAAAACCGTATTGTTTCTTTAAAGCTTCAATAACTTCTTCTGAAACAGCACTATCCTTATGAGAGCCTCCAGCAATATCAGCACCAGCATCACCCATTCCACCAAATCTCATTTGTTGGATTTTCTGTTCAATTGGCGAGCCTGGAGCGAGGTTAATCATCCCAAACATTAAAATTGTGACCCCAAAAAATGTTGGGATCATAATCAAAAATCTTCTAATAATATAATTTAACAACTTCTTCTCCTAAACTTCTAAGTAATGCTTACTTAGAAATCCACCAGTAACCTAAACCTACTTCATAAGTAAAAGTATCTTTAACTTTTTGCATTCTTGATGTGTAACCATAGAAAGTATATCTATCATTGAATAAGAATACGTATGGATAATCCTCTGCGATTTCTTTGTATACTTTACTTAGAATTACTTTTCTCTTTTCTTTATCAAGTTCAAAACGTGCTTCATCAATTAGCTTATCTACTGTTGGGTTTTTATAACCGATGAAGTTTGAACCTTGGTTATCAGCAGATGAAGAGTGCCAAATTTGTTTTGGGTCCCAATCAACAGATCCACCTGACCATGCAAGTCTTACTGCTTGGAAATTTCTTTCATCAAGGGCCTTGATGAATGAGTTCCACTCGATAACTTTAATTTTTACATCAACACCAGCTTTCTTAGCATCTTCTTTAAATACCGTTAGGTATTTTACGAAGTCCTGAGATGGCTCAAGGATTGTAAATGAAAGTGGAGTTTTCTTTCCATCAATTACTTTATCTAGAATTAAGTCACCGTCAGTGTCCTTCCATCCTTCTTTTCTAAGAATTTCAAGTGCAGCTTTTGGATCAAACATAACTGGCTTAACTGTTTTATTAGCATATTCAGACTGAAGATAAGTTGGACCTGTTGCAGGAACAGAGTAACCATATCTAAACTTATCAATCATTTCTTGTCTGTTTACTAGGTGGTAAAGAGCCTTTCTTACGTTCTTTGATTTAAAGATTGGATCTTGTAAGTTCCAACCGATGAATCCGTAACCTTTTGGAGACTTGTTTTCTGTTTTAACTTTTAAAACATCTTTCCCCCAAGCTTTTCCACTTGTTTTCTTTTCATACTCTTCAGCTGTTAAAGCGTTGAAGTCAAGGTCACCTTTTTCAAGTCTTTGGATTGCAATTGTAGAATCCTTGATGAATCTTAAGTAAACCTTCGCGAAGTTGTTTTCACCTTTTTTAGATTCAACTTTTTTACCCCACCAGTCTTTGTTAGCAACAAGAGTAATTCCCTTACCTCTTTTGAAGTCCTCAAATACATATGGACCTGTACCGATAAGAGTTTTATTAAGTTTCTTCTCTTGAGCTTCTGATGGATTTTCATAGATATGCTTTGGTACAACTGTTAAACCAGCGGCAACATCAAAGTTTCCGAAGTACTTATTCTTTACGTAGAAACGAACAGTGTTCTTATCAAGAATTTCTACTTTCTCAATATTTTCATAATATGGTTTTGAGTGAGCCGTGTGGTACTTGTCTTCTGGGTGCATAATTGCATCAAAAGAGAACTTAACGTCTTCAACTGTTAATGGTTTACCATCATGCCACTTTACGCCTTCTCTAATTTTAAAATCAAATTGAAGACCATCTTTAGATACTGTCCAAGAAGTAGCAAGAGCTGGCTCCCAGTTATAAGTGTCAGAGTTACGTGTCCCAAGTGACTCAAGAACATAGTTCTGTACACTAGAAGCATAAGCATCTGATGATGATAGTGGGTTAAGTGTTGTTGGCGTACTTCCTAAGTTGTAATAAAAAGTTCCACCTTGCTTAGCATTTGGATTTCCTACAGCGTAAGTAAAAGTCGCCGCAGAAACACTCATTAATAGAAAAAGAGTTTTCATCATTTTCATCGGTTCTTCCTTGTTTTGAATGTGAACACCTAAGTACTCTAACATATAAAAAATAACACAATAATACCAGAGCAAGACTGTACTTGTATTTCACTCTTTTGACTAGTAGCAAGATGACACTACTTTAAATAATAATAATTTGGATCGAGTGACCATCGATCAATAGAAAGGTTTTGATCTTCAACTCTATACTGCTCTAATTTGTGTTGCACTTCGTTGAGTCTAATTTTTAATCCTTCGTTATTACGTTGGATTTCGGTTTGATCGCTTTCAAGCTTAGCTAACTCTTCGCGCCATTCTGCTTGAAGTTTTTTCTGAAGAATTTCGTAACGAGTATTAACGCCGTCGACTCGTTGCATATATGTTTCAATAATTTTATCATTTCTTTTAATCTTTGAATTTAACGCAAGACGTTTT encodes:
- a CDS encoding ABC transporter substrate-binding protein, whose product is MKNIFLLLSLFLCTSTLSKDLRIITTMPSLTEMVYFLDMEKSLVGVSPYCLYPEEAKKLPKIGSAIMLDLEKIVELKANLVLLPTTKDSRSLDNIKRLGLDHILVGYERLDDIITSLKELNKKFNAHKEEKISDFERSFVQHKKNDKRILVIISEEIKSGNIVSVRAAGATTIYDDLLLKLGATNALSSGFSLYPELNLEQLLKLKFDYIIRVGARENNEARRAWAKSIFASKIRFIFKDFAVVTGPRLNKLFAELLRVIR
- a CDS encoding ABC transporter permease subunit; the encoded protein is MIEKYIENELTLKRWRRFKKRKTAVIASILLVVSFILTFAAPLIANSKPLYMSHNGKSYFPAFVDYHPKDFGIADSFYVDYRKMALAEDSLVIWPIVKWNPYESNEEVESYPSKPTSSNWFGTDDRGRDVFTRLLYGYKYSIAYAILVWIISTIVGVLLGGLMGYFGGKVDFFGQRVVEIFNTVPVFLLLLTMISIFKPSLFLLVLISSIFGWMGVSYYARGEFLKNRNLEFVEAARGMGASTSRIIFKHILPNSLGPIITFAPFTIAAGISGLAGLDYLGFGLEVPTPSWGELLAQAHKNFTIAWWLATFPSAALFSSLFLFVLVGDGVRDALDPKMQ
- a CDS encoding ABC transporter permease subunit; the encoded protein is MLNYIIRRFLIMIPTFFGVTILMFGMINLAPGSPIEQKIQQMRFGGMGDAGADIAGGSHKDSAVSEEVIEALKKQYGFDKPLYERYWIWLSNLSRLDFGESFTYEEPVLDVVKGKLPVSIQFGVISFFFSYLICIPLGVLKAIKHGSKFDVTSSFLLSALYSIPGFMLGILLLVYFAGGTFVDWFPIGDLYSDNYDELSFWAQMGDRVWHFFLPLVAYMVGQFTVLTLLMKNSMLEVISQDYIRTAKAKGLSDKMVYMKHCLRNALVPIVTGFGHFLSMFFAGSLFIERIFNLDGLGLLGYQSLLERDYNVIMGLFFIQTVLMFVGNLISDILYVVVDPRIDFE
- a CDS encoding peptide-binding protein; protein product: MLEYLGVHIQNKEEPMKMMKTLFLLMSVSAATFTYAVGNPNAKQGGTFYYNLGSTPTTLNPLSSSDAYASSVQNYVLESLGTRNSDTYNWEPALATSWTVSKDGLQFDFKIREGVKWHDGKPLTVEDVKFSFDAIMHPEDKYHTAHSKPYYENIEKVEILDKNTVRFYVKNKYFGNFDVAAGLTVVPKHIYENPSEAQEKKLNKTLIGTGPYVFEDFKRGKGITLVANKDWWGKKVESKKGENNFAKVYLRFIKDSTIAIQRLEKGDLDFNALTAEEYEKKTSGKAWGKDVLKVKTENKSPKGYGFIGWNLQDPIFKSKNVRKALYHLVNRQEMIDKFRYGYSVPATGPTYLQSEYANKTVKPVMFDPKAALEILRKEGWKDTDGDLILDKVIDGKKTPLSFTILEPSQDFVKYLTVFKEDAKKAGVDVKIKVIEWNSFIKALDERNFQAVRLAWSGGSVDWDPKQIWHSSSADNQGSNFIGYKNPTVDKLIDEARFELDKEKRKVILSKVYKEIAEDYPYVFLFNDRYTFYGYTSRMQKVKDTFTYEVGLGYWWISK